Below is a genomic region from Marinobacter salarius.
CCAGCGGCCCATCGCGCATAAAGCTGAACCCCCTGGCGGCATCGTCCAGCTGCGGGGATGAAACACCAAGATCCAGCAAAACACCATTAACCTTCATCCACCCCTGGGCTTCAGCGGCAGCGCCCAGTTCCGCAAACGAGCCGTGAAACGGCTGAAACCGAGCATCGCTCGCCGACAGGTCTCGGGCCACCTGAATTGCGTCCGGATCCTTGTCGATACCCAACACCTTTCCGCCCTGCCCGAGCCGCCCCAGAATCAGCCGGCTGTGACCTCCGCGACCAAAGGTGCCATCGATATAAACGCCATCCGGATCGTTGACCAGCAAGTCCACCGCCGAGTCCAGGAGCACGGAACGGTGCCGGTACTGACCGGCAGGCTCCTGCCCGCGGCCGGCTGTCATAGCGACAACGCCTCCATTTCCGGCGGCATCTCGTCTTCATCCGATGACTCGTCAAGCCAAGCGAACCAACGCTCTTCGCTCCAAAGTTCCAACTTCTTGCCCTGACCAATCAGCATCAATTTCTTCTCCAGGCGCGCATAACTGCGCAACGTGGGCGGCACCAGAATGCGCCCCGCCGAGTCCAGCTCCAAAGGCGTGGCATGGCCCAGCAGCAATCGCTGCAACCTGCGGGCAGCTTTATTCATATTGGGAAGTGCTTCAATTTGTGGCCTTAATGCCTCCCACTGCGGTTCCGGATACATCAGCAAACAGCGCTCTTCATCGGCATTGGCCGTCAATACAATGCGGCCACTGCAGGCATGCGCGAGCTCTTCGCGCACCCTGGCGGGGATCGCCAAGCGACCCTTCGCATCCATATTGATGGCATGACTGCCAAGAAAATTGCTCATTAGCACCAATTCCGGGGTTCAGAAACCACAAATAACCACTAGAAACCACTTTTTCCCACTTGTGCACACTATAGAAACACGCAATACACAATGCAAGCGCCGCGAACAGCGCCACACCAGGAAAAGTTCCTTTCACGACAAGAGGTTACAGAACAAGATTGGTCAAAAGCTGGAGATTACGGAAAAGAAAAACCTAAAAATCAATCACCTGCAGTCAGTTCTGAAGATGGCAAGTGAACTCTAAGATTTTTTGGCTATAAAAGCTTGCTGGTGAGAATGACAAATGTCACATCAAGCGGAGAAATAAAAATGAGCTCGCCGGTAAGCCGGGTTCTGTCTGGGACAGTCATTCATCTAGGGCCTGCGTCACCGCAGGCCTCAAGCGACCTACCCGAATCCAGCGCGGGCCGCGCCATAGGATTCCTATTTGGTCTTGCTCCAGGTGGGGTTTACCATCGCCGTGAACTGTTGCCAGTCACGCGGTGCGCTCTTACCGCACCGTTTCACCCTTACCGGTGCCCGCGAACATGTCACGGCCACTTAGGCGGTATACTTTCTGTTGCACTTTCCGTCGGCTCACGCCGCCCAGGCGTTACCTGGCACCTTGCCCTGTGGAGCCCGGACTTTCCTCCCCCGGTAAAACCGGCGGCGACTGTCTGGCGAGCTCGGGCGAGACCATACTCCAGCCTGCAGCGGCAGGCAAGAAAAACCGCGAACCAGCGACTTCCTGAGATCAGGCCTTCAGAGACAACGCTCGCTGATACAGCTCATTCTTGGAGATTCCAGTTAACTCCGAAGCCAGCTTCGCCGCCTTTTTCACCGGCAACTCTGTCAGCAGCAACGCCAACACCCGGTCCGCCTCTGCCGACCCCACCGACAACTCCTCTGCGCTCGCGCCACGCACCATCACCACGAATTCGCCACGACTGCCATGGGGGTCCGCCTCCAGGGTCTGCCTGACATGGGCCGCCGCCCCTACATAGAAAGTCTCGAACGTTTTGGTCAGCTCCCGGGCCAGCACGATCTCTCGCTCTGCTCCCATCACTTCCGCGATATCCCCCACCGTATCGACAATACGGTGGGGCGACTCGTAGAACACCAGTGTGGCGGATTCCCTCGCCAGGCGGTCCAGGGCAGCCCTGCGAGCTCCGGACTTGGAGGGCAGAAAACCCTCGAACAAAAACCGATCCGTCGGCAGCCCTGCCGCGCTCAGCGCCGAAATGAGCGCACAGGCACCAGGCACCGGAGTAACCCGATAACCCCGAGCCCGAGCCTCCCTTACCAGCACAAAGCCTGGATCAGAGATCAGCGGCGTCCCCGCATCGGAAATCAGAGCCACATCCTGGCAGGCCGCAAGCTTGCCCAGAACCTGGCCCGCCCTGTCCCGCTCATTGTGTTCGTGCAAGGCCACCATTGGCTTGCTGATGCCCAGATGCTGCAATAGACGGCCACTGTGCCGGGTATCCTCGGCAGCAATCACTGCAACCCGCGACAAAACCGCCGCGGCCCTGGGAGACATATCGTCCAGGTTGCCAATCGGTGTAGCAACGATATACAGGGTGCCAGCCTGTTCCGGCGGCTCGCTTTCTGAGTTCACACATCCCTCTCTTTGCCCTCTGCGCATGACACCAACGTCATGTGAATTCACGCGGGAGCTGTTAAACTTGCGGCCTGATAAATCAAACCATTAATGGGAAGCCCGGCGGGCACCAGGGCTCCCGGCATGATGCCGCCGATTTCCCGGCGCCACAAGCGTAATAACCCGGAGTATTGTGAGCCAGCCATGACCAAATACCGCCAGAACCTGAAAACCATCACCATTCTCCTGGCCACGACGGTGCTGTTTGCGGGTTGCGCAAGCGTGAACCTGGAATCGTACATTGCCAAAACCGCCGGAGAAGCTCTTGAAGTCGCTGCCAGCGAAACCAACCGACAAAGCGCACAGGCTTACCTGTTGAGAGCAGCAGACAGGTTCCAGGGTCAAAACGAACACCGGGCCGCCAGAAAGTTGCTTCAGAGCCAGCAATTCTCGCCGGCCACGGAGGCCACAGAAAACCAACGACTTCTGCTGGCCATGGCCAGCGCCACTGCGCTTGAGGATGGCGATTGGGCGAAGAACATTGCATCCGGCATTGGGCCAGATCATTTCCTTAATTATGAAAGAAACCTGATCAACCGCGCTGCAAGATTGCAGGAGCGAACCTATCGGCTTGCCGGAGACAACCTTGCGGCGGCCATTACCCTGATCTTGCTGTCCGGAGCGGACTCAGACGCCAATACACAATCGGTCCATGACGACATCTGGAAGAACCTGAAACAGACTTCCGACACCCAGCTCGCCGACAGGCAAGGCCGCGCCATTGGCTATGAAGCCCAGGGCTGGCTTGAACTGGCTGGCATTCTCCGGCAGCCGGGGATCAATCTGGACGAACAGGGAAGAATGATCCGCAGTTGGCAGAACAACTGGCCTGACCACCCCGCCGCCGGGGTTTTACCGGCCGAACTGCAATTGATTGCAAACCTCGCAGAGAGCCAGCCCGAAAGAATCACCCTGGCATTGCCACTCAGCGGACCATTATCGAGTGCGGGCGCTGCCATCCGCGATGGTTTTTTCGCCGCTTACTACGGGGACAAGTCGGCGGAGCGTGGAGAACTCAGCATTCGAGTCATCGACACCTCGGATCGAGACTTTCGCTCGCTTTATGACGAGCTGACCAAAGAGGAACAGGATCTGATCGTCGGACCCCTGGAAAAAGAGTCCCTGGCAGCACTCGCCGGCATGTCGACTCTGCCTGTGCCGGTTCTGGGCCTGAACTATCTGCCACAGGAGGCCACAGCTCCCGATGGACTTTACCAATTCGGGCTGTCGGCAGAAGACGAAGCCAGACAAATTGCCGATCGCCTTGATGCAGAGGGTATCGACCAGATCCTTGTACTGATCCCCTCGGGCGAGTGGGGAGACCGCCTGGAAAGCGCCCTGCTTGACCAACTGTCGCAAAACGGAGGCATCGCACTGGATATTGAGCGCTACTTCCGCGAGGACAATCTCCGTGCCGTCACTGCCGACCTGCTTGGTATCACAGTATCCCGCGATCGGGCCATAGACGTTGAACGCACGGCCGGCATTGACGTGGAGTTCGAGCCCCGGCGGCGCCAGGATGCTGACGGCATCGTTATGGTCGCGGAGCCAACCATCGCACGGCAATTCAAACCATTATTCGCCTTCTATTTTGGCGGTGATCTGCCCGTATACTCACCCTCCATGGTCTACGAGGGCAATCCGGACCCATCACGGGACCGGGACCTGAACGGCGTCACCTTTACCGACACGCCCTGGGTTCTTGAAAAGACAAACCGCTTTCGCGACATCGTCAAGGAAGCCATGCCCGATGTCCGGGGCCAGCTTGGCCGTCTGTTCGCCATGGGCGCCGATGCCTGGAATCTGAGCAAACGACTGCCACTGCTGAGACAGGTAGAGGGAGCCACGATAGACGGCCAGACCGGGGTGCTGAGCATGACCCCCAAAGGCAGCATTCATCGGGAACAACTCTGGGCCCGATTCAGTGAAGGAACACCAGAACAACTGCCACCGCTGGAACCCGAAGAAACAGAATCGGATGCCCCAGCTATGGAAGACGCCTCCAATCCAAATTAACAACCAGGACACCTTATGCCATGGATGGCAGCACAGGAACACGAAAAGCCACCGGGGACCATGCCGAGGGCGTTGCCGCACGCTACCTTCAGACGCGAGGCGTCACTATTCTGGCACGCAACGTGTTCAGTCGCGGGGGCGAAATTGACCTCATCGGCAGGGACAGTGATGTGCTGGTTTTCTTCGAAGTGCGATACCGCGGAAGCGGCAGCCTGGCCGGTGCAGCCGAATCCATCACCCCCATAAAGCAAAGGCGCATC
It encodes:
- the mraZ gene encoding division/cell wall cluster transcriptional repressor MraZ, with amino-acid sequence MSNFLGSHAINMDAKGRLAIPARVREELAHACSGRIVLTANADEERCLLMYPEPQWEALRPQIEALPNMNKAARRLQRLLLGHATPLELDSAGRILVPPTLRSYARLEKKLMLIGQGKKLELWSEERWFAWLDESSDEDEMPPEMEALSL
- the rsmI gene encoding 16S rRNA (cytidine(1402)-2'-O)-methyltransferase, which translates into the protein MNSESEPPEQAGTLYIVATPIGNLDDMSPRAAAVLSRVAVIAAEDTRHSGRLLQHLGISKPMVALHEHNERDRAGQVLGKLAACQDVALISDAGTPLISDPGFVLVREARARGYRVTPVPGACALISALSAAGLPTDRFLFEGFLPSKSGARRAALDRLARESATLVFYESPHRIVDTVGDIAEVMGAEREIVLARELTKTFETFYVGAAAHVRQTLEADPHGSRGEFVVMVRGASAEELSVGSAEADRVLALLLTELPVKKAAKLASELTGISKNELYQRALSLKA
- a CDS encoding penicillin-binding protein activator, coding for MMPPISRRHKRNNPEYCEPAMTKYRQNLKTITILLATTVLFAGCASVNLESYIAKTAGEALEVAASETNRQSAQAYLLRAADRFQGQNEHRAARKLLQSQQFSPATEATENQRLLLAMASATALEDGDWAKNIASGIGPDHFLNYERNLINRAARLQERTYRLAGDNLAAAITLILLSGADSDANTQSVHDDIWKNLKQTSDTQLADRQGRAIGYEAQGWLELAGILRQPGINLDEQGRMIRSWQNNWPDHPAAGVLPAELQLIANLAESQPERITLALPLSGPLSSAGAAIRDGFFAAYYGDKSAERGELSIRVIDTSDRDFRSLYDELTKEEQDLIVGPLEKESLAALAGMSTLPVPVLGLNYLPQEATAPDGLYQFGLSAEDEARQIADRLDAEGIDQILVLIPSGEWGDRLESALLDQLSQNGGIALDIERYFREDNLRAVTADLLGITVSRDRAIDVERTAGIDVEFEPRRRQDADGIVMVAEPTIARQFKPLFAFYFGGDLPVYSPSMVYEGNPDPSRDRDLNGVTFTDTPWVLEKTNRFRDIVKEAMPDVRGQLGRLFAMGADAWNLSKRLPLLRQVEGATIDGQTGVLSMTPKGSIHREQLWARFSEGTPEQLPPLEPEETESDAPAMEDASNPN
- a CDS encoding YraN family protein, translating into MDGSTGTRKATGDHAEGVAARYLQTRGVTILARNVFSRGGEIDLIGRDSDVLVFFEVRYRGSGSLAGAAESITPIKQRRISRAASFYLHRHGLWNANARIDVIAIAPGERKKYRIQWIKNAIQV